One Mycoplasmopsis caviae DNA segment encodes these proteins:
- a CDS encoding MSC_0621 family F1-like ATPase epsilon subunit — translation MKKSYSTEINFLSNKTLNFPKSLLSINLNDEDGWYELVDNSIASYENILVKIYDYIKGEEKYLFLKNANLSLINDSMIIETFSEPIFYEKIKKQKIDKTNMNNFRKLIDYYESKQKIGLDIDEFLEYKKAKDDFYKEKLISVLKLKESE, via the coding sequence ATGAAAAAAAGTTACTCAACAGAAATTAATTTTTTATCAAACAAAACTTTGAATTTTCCTAAATCACTGCTTTCAATTAATTTAAATGATGAAGATGGCTGATATGAATTAGTTGACAATTCAATAGCAAGTTACGAAAATATACTAGTAAAAATTTATGATTATATAAAAGGCGAAGAAAAATATTTATTTTTAAAAAATGCTAACTTGTCTCTAATTAATGACTCAATGATTATTGAAACTTTTTCAGAGCCAATTTTTTATGAGAAGATAAAAAAACAAAAAATTGATAAGACTAATATGAATAATTTTAGAAAACTTATTGATTATTATGAATCAAAACAAAAAATTGGACTAGATATTGATGAGTTCTTAGAATATAAGAAAGCAAAAGATGACTTTTATAAAGAAAAGTTAATCTCGGTTTTGAAACTTAAGGAGAGCGAATAA
- a CDS encoding MSC_0622 family F1-like ATPase gamma subunit has product MHLDKLVKKIENLKNIDVKVNNDKNILLISMMKLNKHLSFYINNAVASKHLIDEVSTQFNIKNAFVKKNKNKIIEKLKIKKFFKPKELWIYLTEEQKYATDSYSRYEKYILSNHKNVKMDLISIGERALKFCTDNKLNVIKHFDKNKISNKDLSIELCQIIKVLYVEGAYEKVRFVINSNKNFKSSFILLPTQDFDVNKLAPSYEPELIDLSKFKILPSAEAFIDNEANIFIENAINSLIIESSFYTTKNALVTTNKIIKDLDEQILKLSKKVIQVKREKEIEEIVLLTRGKAVLDLDTKENDEKKLLNRN; this is encoded by the coding sequence ATGCACTTAGATAAACTAGTTAAAAAAATAGAAAATTTAAAAAACATTGATGTAAAAGTTAATAATGATAAAAACATTCTGCTTATTAGTATGATGAAGTTAAATAAGCATTTAAGTTTTTATATTAATAATGCTGTGGCTTCAAAACACTTAATTGATGAGGTTTCGACTCAATTCAATATTAAAAATGCATTTGTTAAAAAAAATAAAAATAAAATTATTGAAAAACTTAAAATTAAAAAGTTTTTCAAACCAAAAGAGTTATGAATCTATCTTACTGAAGAGCAAAAATATGCTACTGATTCATATTCGCGTTATGAAAAATATATATTAAGCAATCATAAAAATGTCAAGATGGACTTAATTAGCATAGGTGAGAGAGCCTTAAAATTTTGCACAGATAACAAGTTAAATGTCATTAAGCACTTTGATAAAAACAAGATCAGCAACAAAGATTTATCAATTGAACTATGTCAAATTATCAAGGTTCTTTATGTTGAAGGCGCCTATGAAAAAGTCAGATTTGTTATTAACTCAAATAAAAATTTCAAGAGTTCATTTATATTACTACCAACACAAGACTTTGATGTTAATAAACTTGCTCCTAGTTATGAACCTGAATTAATTGATCTCTCAAAGTTTAAGATACTGCCTAGTGCTGAAGCTTTTATTGATAATGAAGCTAATATATTTATTGAAAATGCTATTAATTCACTAATTATCGAATCTTCATTCTATACAACCAAGAACGCCTTGGTTACAACTAACAAAATAATTAAGGATTTAGATGAGCAAATTCTAAAATTATCTAAAAAAGTAATTCAAGTTAAGCGAGAAAAAGAAATCGAAGAAATTGTCTTACTCACAAGGGGCAAAGCAGTCCTAGATTTAGATACAAAGGAGAATGATGAAAAAAAGTTACTCAACAGAAATTAA
- a CDS encoding DUF2714 domain-containing protein → MFKSNKKETSQVEKTQLFNVYEQYEQIVQNEKFINFEKFYATLLLENNLGFNHDLFKTYMSKIDEAVTKKFNLVFNGFVVSFNLNLKYSKTTLVPTVSFKEDPNTESVNFKDSQDAKYSDFLIGIARKFSQLLNSGFYIELLPNTVFYISHETKTIKLLFSKDLVAEIGE, encoded by the coding sequence ATGTTCAAATCAAATAAAAAAGAAACTAGTCAAGTAGAAAAGACTCAATTATTCAATGTTTATGAACAATATGAACAAATTGTTCAGAATGAAAAATTCATTAACTTTGAGAAATTTTATGCAACCTTGCTTTTAGAAAATAATTTAGGTTTCAACCACGATTTATTTAAGACTTACATGAGCAAAATTGATGAAGCTGTGACTAAGAAATTTAATTTAGTTTTCAATGGTTTTGTTGTTAGTTTTAACTTGAATCTTAAATATAGTAAAACAACACTAGTGCCTACTGTTTCATTCAAGGAAGATCCAAATACTGAAAGTGTTAACTTTAAAGACTCGCAAGATGCTAAATATAGTGACTTTCTAATAGGTATAGCCAGAAAGTTTTCACAATTATTAAATAGCGGCTTTTATATTGAACTATTACCTAACACAGTATTTTACATATCACATGAAACAAAAACTATTAAATTGTTGTTTAGCAAGGATCTTGTTGCAGAAATAGGTGAATAA
- a CDS encoding MSC_0624 family F1-like ATPase-associated membrane protein, which yields MNNKSNMKNKIFDNYEILMDNQKKSNLIRIYKIIILTLTALFSFFIWIFVEHSIMGKSLFKSLGRTFYYFLNFEDSIVEGANALILFKNAILLSALFYSLLKNFMNLYFQKELVKKYWIWFALYSSISISAFICMFAINSQKPTVIFSLAYIFIPLFLINIAYEVNLFIYKSKSDPINFSKKTPMIISLVSQGLIVFFILLTLNLWNSSSKVQNFLFHNNSFNSFFKHLFSLKSATNLTIIIFLFLGISLLLFGCFVQKILFLINKQYTKEYFRYQIQFLLAILLSLVFWFISTFAIKPKDANILVKGENKNNYWFLFEILFAILILSIYCAITFRRQFKTKGTLLNTIYLSSLLFVLWLSLAIINFYTNNSIVNLVNVFVVSLCSIIMISIYYLRKSENNIWTSMFIATFIMANITTLVIFGINQILLGYSNYAFNVVDSKLYITQILIIIQLSIIFTLMLVNFCDLYISLHKINSLRINLRKEQNVQIK from the coding sequence ATGAACAATAAGTCAAATATGAAAAATAAAATCTTCGATAATTATGAGATCTTAATGGATAACCAAAAGAAAAGTAATTTGATAAGAATTTATAAGATAATAATATTAACTTTAACAGCATTATTCTCATTTTTCATCTGAATATTTGTTGAACATTCAATAATGGGAAAAAGCCTTTTTAAAAGTTTAGGAAGAACATTTTATTACTTTTTGAATTTTGAAGACTCCATTGTTGAGGGTGCTAATGCCTTGATATTATTTAAGAACGCTATTTTACTTTCAGCCCTGTTTTATAGCCTTTTAAAGAATTTTATGAATTTATATTTCCAAAAAGAACTTGTTAAAAAATACTGAATTTGATTTGCATTATATTCATCAATTTCTATATCGGCATTTATTTGTATGTTTGCAATAAATAGTCAAAAACCAACTGTGATATTTAGTCTTGCTTACATATTTATTCCACTATTTTTAATTAATATAGCCTATGAAGTAAACTTATTTATTTATAAATCAAAAAGTGACCCTATTAACTTTTCTAAGAAAACACCAATGATCATTTCACTAGTAAGCCAAGGTTTAATTGTTTTCTTTATATTACTTACCTTAAATTTATGAAATTCATCAAGCAAAGTTCAAAATTTTCTATTTCACAACAATTCATTTAATTCATTCTTTAAACACTTATTTTCACTTAAAAGTGCAACAAATCTAACTATTATAATTTTCTTGTTTTTAGGTATATCACTGCTTCTTTTCGGTTGTTTTGTTCAAAAAATATTGTTTCTAATTAACAAACAATATACAAAAGAATATTTTAGATATCAAATTCAGTTTTTATTAGCAATTTTGCTTTCATTAGTATTTTGATTTATTTCGACATTTGCAATTAAGCCAAAAGATGCTAATATATTAGTTAAAGGTGAAAACAAAAATAATTATTGATTCTTATTTGAAATATTATTTGCAATTTTAATATTAAGTATTTATTGTGCAATAACATTTAGAAGACAATTTAAAACCAAAGGAACATTGCTTAATACAATTTATTTAAGTTCGCTTCTCTTTGTACTTTGATTATCACTTGCAATTATTAATTTTTATACAAATAATTCAATAGTTAATTTAGTTAACGTTTTTGTAGTTTCGCTTTGTTCAATAATTATGATATCAATTTACTATCTAAGAAAAAGCGAAAACAATATATGAACTTCAATGTTTATAGCTACATTTATTATGGCAAATATTACAACACTTGTAATTTTTGGAATTAACCAAATTTTATTAGGTTATTCGAATTATGCATTCAATGTTGTTGATTCAAAATTATATATAACACAAATTTTAATTATTATTCAGTTATCAATAATTTTTACATTAATGTTAGTTAACTTCTGTGATTTATATATTTCTCTTCATAAAATTAATTCACTTAGAATTAATTTAAGAAAGGAACAAAATGTTCAAATCAAATAA
- the mip gene encoding Ig-specific serine endopeptidase MIP: MKKKLILGLSSISLMTPFVLLSSSCGSGVKPKMDPKDDPKNNNPINKSDFDNLVKSINQDDVEFKFQTIRYHDKSELYATDFQDLSSEISVNAISDKIKDKVNLSYINAILSSREDANSKGEVEIVLKVTSKDGKLEATHRIKLTGLKKSNFGADRQGRFEIKNKLKPDESKTEEYLKSYTQDQRFETDNESYVNALKENLKLNGQTGKVRNELSSTSDEQIKKFDEIAKTKKFDTYENASAKGFTLPTYKGNDYDGLSMFEGNEIGKQPSWVDTGNGNRWQVKGLARTLPNEMYKKAALQTFQVKLTNLLQGKDSISESGTMWILDYQKPKNGEYPTKFYFGTNLHVADHLTDKTIGVSMLRLEKSAGIKTTYKLSEFDTSVFKRFTFASTLKNNNETPQPVKGFKKVFDGRDFLTKKPADYLNETQKAKYANFEEYVDFAVFEMDFKELLDNKFINGFSNAEELAKTVTNDYHSDTANHIKFLQKSYLSDYSKINVPLFVDTSKNETYKKFETYDQLFAVGYPLSVEDFFLLKDQYANEAQIKEMKWNYSLWINSDYRYYENLAVKEGAQPTFSEDQLKLGNFLSYQIGYRTFNDKPGLVDTFLSVPKVGKEFHKSSDGKQYIKFGLAYLPKRFAPYGGSSGSSIRNQRNEMVGVFYASNTFANTGLADAFRCEGYDYGDMFGTGDKKYSLPQYDLIYGLGKDQKNSYRQALEKLYKNQGITTALFANGLSDEHVPSEFKFQQ, encoded by the coding sequence ATGAAAAAGAAATTAATATTAGGTTTATCATCAATTTCATTGATGACGCCTTTTGTGTTACTATCTTCAAGTTGTGGATCAGGTGTAAAACCTAAAATGGACCCAAAAGATGATCCTAAAAATAATAACCCAATAAATAAAAGCGATTTTGATAATTTAGTCAAATCAATTAATCAAGATGATGTTGAATTTAAGTTTCAGACAATTAGATACCATGACAAAAGCGAATTATATGCAACTGACTTCCAAGACTTATCAAGTGAAATTAGTGTTAATGCAATAAGCGACAAGATTAAGGATAAAGTTAACCTTAGCTATATTAATGCAATTTTAAGCAGTAGAGAAGATGCTAATAGTAAGGGCGAAGTTGAAATAGTTCTTAAAGTAACTAGCAAAGATGGCAAATTAGAAGCAACTCACAGAATTAAACTAACCGGTCTTAAAAAGAGTAATTTTGGTGCGGATAGACAAGGACGCTTTGAAATCAAAAATAAACTTAAACCAGATGAGTCAAAAACAGAAGAATACTTAAAATCATATACACAAGACCAAAGATTTGAAACAGATAATGAATCTTATGTTAATGCACTAAAGGAAAATTTAAAACTGAATGGTCAAACTGGTAAAGTTAGAAATGAATTGAGTTCTACAAGTGATGAACAAATTAAGAAGTTTGATGAAATAGCAAAAACTAAGAAATTTGACACATATGAAAACGCATCAGCAAAAGGTTTTACATTACCTACATACAAAGGTAACGATTATGATGGCTTATCAATGTTTGAAGGAAATGAAATAGGCAAGCAACCATCATGAGTTGATACTGGTAATGGTAACAGATGACAAGTTAAAGGTCTAGCTCGTACATTGCCTAATGAGATGTACAAAAAAGCAGCACTTCAAACATTCCAAGTAAAACTTACCAACTTGTTGCAAGGTAAAGATTCAATAAGTGAATCAGGTACAATGTGAATTTTAGATTACCAAAAACCAAAAAATGGTGAATATCCTACAAAATTCTATTTTGGTACAAACTTACACGTTGCAGATCACTTAACTGATAAAACAATTGGTGTTTCAATGCTCAGATTAGAAAAATCAGCAGGCATTAAAACAACATATAAACTTTCTGAATTTGATACCAGTGTATTTAAGAGATTCACTTTTGCTTCAACTTTAAAGAATAACAACGAAACACCACAACCAGTTAAAGGTTTCAAAAAAGTCTTTGATGGTAGAGATTTCTTAACTAAAAAACCAGCCGATTATCTTAATGAAACACAAAAAGCAAAATATGCTAATTTTGAGGAATATGTAGATTTTGCGGTTTTTGAAATGGATTTTAAAGAACTCCTAGATAACAAGTTTATTAATGGTTTTTCAAATGCAGAAGAATTAGCTAAAACTGTTACAAATGATTATCACAGCGACACAGCGAACCATATTAAATTCTTGCAAAAATCATATCTAAGTGATTATTCTAAAATTAATGTTCCTTTATTTGTAGATACAAGTAAAAACGAAACATACAAAAAGTTTGAAACCTATGATCAATTATTTGCTGTTGGTTATCCACTTTCAGTCGAGGATTTCTTCTTGTTAAAAGATCAATATGCAAATGAAGCTCAAATAAAAGAAATGAAATGAAACTATAGTTTATGAATTAACAGTGACTATAGATATTATGAGAACTTAGCAGTTAAAGAAGGTGCACAACCAACATTTAGCGAAGATCAACTTAAATTAGGTAACTTCCTTTCATATCAAATAGGTTACCGTACATTTAATGATAAACCAGGTTTAGTTGACACATTTTTAAGTGTGCCAAAAGTAGGTAAAGAATTTCATAAATCATCAGATGGCAAGCAATATATTAAATTTGGCTTAGCATACCTTCCTAAACGTTTTGCTCCTTACGGCGGTTCATCTGGTTCAAGTATTAGAAACCAAAGAAATGAAATGGTTGGAGTATTTTATGCTTCAAATACATTTGCCAATACCGGTTTAGCAGATGCATTTAGATGTGAAGGTTATGACTATGGCGATATGTTTGGTACAGGAGATAAGAAGTATTCACTACCTCAATATGATTTAATTTATGGCCTAGGTAAAGATCAAAAGAATTCATATCGGCAAGCATTAGAAAAATTATATAAAAACCAAGGTATTACAACTGCACTGTTTGCAAATGGTCTAAGCGATGAACATGTACCAAGTGAATTTAAATTCCAACAATAG
- a CDS encoding putative immunoglobulin-blocking virulence protein produces the protein MKLFKTKKGKILLMGLGSTVAVSVTSSVVLYQSFPKSDYSFSYLSSSSANPNFITSNTVDRRNSSNSIADSNLKEMPKATPNAPIVQPVTPVKPVKPIEPEKPREQPKPKPVTPQKSQTMIVREEKIINGVKVMVTIKKQVDRVVNQYDVEKGIANLEPYQNVIVSEIINVEVTEELRKANVKNVVDTLKGNRPEGRVLKAFTSTFTEEHLKKMTDEQMEKYIRDADQWNWDKLWHRYMRLYKSPKAANFLNDDAKLRWENSTDEIHKWGEKRKFLWWVNHLNHDKFTELGKGVEEWLKKGLTLSPDNIYIDENGNLNSFSASPPKEFNSVTSRIRRDNMEKRAFGWDSEYWRAPGDIAEGNFPGWTKTDATSEHKSSLGLSDDDGVKIYKYKKDKADGSKDEFTEGSILELDASNDKGYQKAINIINKIKSDPKGIVGYRIKNMGANDASQKFKDILSALPDEIRQLELWFSARATNTSSLIALENKTIKELAMYTLGNAYSDNWSFNPLSFRKTKFINTVDHNVNWNLREERASRITFDTLAFDSIDYNAGSSDPYERINLGLRMVYYARNNEPIFQGGFGPGLNPDHSEKGNSYPVGLDFSRIPQIKSLKGLVFRDTQKPDNGARKIKRLTLFNNSDLFEISADELNKAAFTEHIDNHPMSKAKLFFSNGSATRQIKITGTEKLNGTGLSNLAFMLDIAESISKQTEILAESDDNVSTLSSSGYTSKKASSGGGLNII, from the coding sequence ATGAAATTATTTAAAACAAAAAAAGGAAAAATACTCTTGATGGGATTAGGCTCAACTGTGGCTGTTTCTGTAACATCAAGTGTGGTTCTATACCAGTCATTCCCTAAGAGTGATTATTCTTTCTCATATCTAAGTTCTTCTTCAGCAAATCCTAACTTTATAACAAGCAACACTGTTGATAGAAGAAATTCAAGCAATTCTATTGCAGATTCAAATTTAAAGGAAATGCCAAAGGCAACACCTAATGCTCCAATAGTGCAACCTGTTACGCCAGTTAAACCAGTTAAGCCTATTGAACCAGAAAAACCAAGAGAACAACCTAAACCAAAACCTGTAACACCACAAAAATCTCAAACTATGATTGTAAGAGAAGAAAAGATAATCAATGGTGTTAAGGTTATGGTTACTATTAAAAAACAAGTAGACAGAGTTGTTAATCAATATGATGTTGAAAAAGGAATCGCGAATCTTGAACCATATCAAAATGTAATTGTTAGTGAAATTATTAATGTTGAAGTAACAGAAGAATTAAGAAAAGCAAATGTTAAAAATGTTGTTGATACATTAAAAGGTAATAGACCAGAAGGTAGAGTTCTTAAAGCATTCACAAGTACATTTACTGAAGAACATCTTAAAAAGATGACTGATGAACAAATGGAAAAATACATTAGAGATGCTGACCAATGAAACTGAGATAAGTTGTGACACAGATATATGAGATTGTACAAGTCACCAAAAGCTGCAAATTTCTTAAATGATGATGCAAAATTAAGATGAGAAAATTCAACTGATGAAATCCATAAATGAGGAGAAAAAAGAAAATTCTTATGATGAGTTAACCATCTTAATCATGATAAATTTACAGAACTTGGAAAAGGTGTTGAAGAATGACTTAAAAAAGGTCTAACACTTAGTCCGGACAACATTTATATTGATGAAAATGGTAACTTGAACAGTTTCTCAGCAAGTCCACCAAAAGAATTTAACTCTGTAACTTCTAGAATTAGAAGAGACAATATGGAAAAACGTGCTTTTGGTTGAGATAGTGAATACTGAAGAGCACCTGGTGATATTGCAGAGGGAAACTTCCCTGGTTGAACTAAAACTGATGCTACATCTGAACACAAAAGTAGTTTAGGTTTAAGCGATGATGATGGTGTAAAGATTTACAAATACAAAAAAGATAAGGCTGATGGCAGCAAGGATGAATTTACAGAAGGAAGCATTCTTGAGTTAGATGCATCGAACGATAAAGGTTATCAAAAAGCTATTAATATTATCAATAAAATAAAGAGCGATCCAAAAGGTATCGTTGGCTATAGAATAAAGAATATGGGTGCAAATGATGCATCACAAAAATTCAAGGATATTCTAAGTGCATTACCTGATGAAATTAGACAACTTGAATTATGATTCTCAGCACGTGCTACAAACACGAGTTCACTAATTGCGCTTGAAAATAAAACAATAAAAGAACTTGCAATGTATACTCTTGGAAATGCATATTCAGATAATTGATCATTTAACCCACTTTCATTTAGAAAAACCAAGTTTATTAACACAGTTGATCACAATGTAAACTGAAACCTTAGAGAAGAAAGAGCTTCAAGAATTACATTCGACACACTTGCATTTGATTCAATTGACTATAATGCAGGATCAAGCGACCCTTATGAAAGAATTAATTTAGGATTACGTATGGTTTATTATGCTAGAAATAATGAACCTATTTTCCAAGGCGGTTTTGGACCTGGTCTAAATCCCGATCACAGTGAAAAAGGAAACAGTTATCCAGTTGGACTTGATTTTTCAAGAATTCCACAAATTAAATCACTTAAAGGTTTAGTATTTAGAGATACTCAAAAACCTGATAATGGTGCAAGAAAAATTAAACGTTTAACATTGTTTAATAATTCAGATTTGTTTGAAATTTCAGCAGATGAACTAAACAAAGCAGCATTTACAGAACATATTGACAACCATCCAATGTCAAAAGCTAAATTATTCTTTAGTAATGGTAGTGCTACAAGACAAATTAAAATTACTGGTACAGAAAAACTTAATGGAACAGGTCTTTCAAACTTAGCCTTTATGCTAGATATTGCTGAGTCAATTAGCAAGCAAACCGAAATTTTGGCTGAAAGTGATGATAATGTAAGTACATTAAGTAGCAGTGGATACACAAGTAAAAAAGCATCTTCTGGTGGCGGATTAAATATAATTTAA
- the mip gene encoding Ig-specific serine endopeptidase MIP, producing the protein MKKKKILIGLGFATSVLPFVASSCGSGTSKNNPNKKPEANKTEISNNNLNNISEDEFKKIVNSINENDLDFKFDGSFLNNIPKHKLIATDFSEYETSISAVLKNKDYKDKINVRFVKAVITSEFVSNSKGELEVVVEVSNKERKELVRIKVTGLEQRPYGAKRNGSIPTDPSASVRPTGSQESDYVYNYDQKQRYDLDNKTYIEALKKQPQYQNLDPNGKIRNDLEELSAEQIKKFDEEAKKAGFSDYVSAALKGFTLPTYKSDGSYDGLSLNEGAEVVKGPSWIDGFKRPNQFKLKGLARTLPNEMYKKAALQTFQIKITNQDSTTKQFDSESGTTWIMDFEKRNDGKYPTKFYFGTNLHVADALKSNTTGVSMLRLNPSAGIKTTFKLSELDEKVFTRFTFSEIKTTNKKESEPITGIKTVFNGRDFLNSKPSDFLKDSQKSQFSNHEEFIDFAVFEIDFKELYDKGFNKDASIAEELAKLVTNGYADNKNDHISFLKKSYLSDYSKINVPLGLKNGETLSILDPYDQLFIVGYPTSFNEAYLKKYVDDHQRDVSLYNYSLWINSRSEYYDSLISQEGAQPQFSEERLKLGEFLSYQIGYRTFTDKPGLVDSFISAPKSGNSFYKSADNKTYINAGLSYLPKYYAPAGGASGSSVRNQRNELIAVYYVSNDSANTGLAAAFRSEGYDYKGLFGTGNNKYYLPQYDLIYGTGKDQKKSYFSALKELYKNNSNFKTNLFQNGVDSDDKIPSEYKFTN; encoded by the coding sequence TTGAAAAAAAAGAAAATATTGATCGGTCTAGGTTTTGCTACTTCAGTTTTACCTTTTGTGGCTTCAAGCTGTGGTAGTGGAACTAGCAAAAATAATCCAAATAAAAAACCAGAAGCAAATAAAACTGAAATCTCAAATAATAACTTGAATAACATAAGTGAAGATGAATTTAAGAAAATAGTAAACTCAATTAATGAAAATGATCTTGATTTCAAATTCGATGGTTCATTTTTGAATAATATTCCTAAGCACAAATTAATTGCAACAGATTTTAGTGAATATGAAACATCAATTAGTGCTGTGCTAAAAAACAAAGATTATAAAGATAAGATTAATGTTAGATTTGTTAAGGCTGTTATCACTAGCGAATTTGTATCAAATTCAAAAGGTGAGCTAGAAGTTGTTGTTGAAGTTTCAAATAAAGAGCGTAAAGAATTAGTAAGAATTAAAGTAACAGGACTTGAACAAAGACCATATGGTGCTAAAAGAAATGGTTCTATTCCAACTGATCCAAGTGCTAGTGTAAGACCTACTGGTTCACAAGAAAGTGATTATGTTTATAATTATGACCAAAAACAACGTTATGATCTTGATAACAAAACTTATATTGAAGCATTAAAAAAGCAACCACAATATCAAAATCTTGACCCTAATGGAAAAATTAGAAATGATCTTGAAGAATTAAGTGCTGAACAAATTAAGAAATTTGATGAAGAAGCTAAAAAAGCAGGATTTAGTGATTATGTTTCCGCAGCATTAAAAGGTTTTACATTACCAACTTATAAAAGTGATGGTTCATATGATGGACTTTCATTAAATGAAGGTGCGGAGGTAGTTAAAGGTCCTTCGTGAATTGATGGCTTTAAGAGACCAAATCAATTTAAACTTAAAGGTTTAGCTCGTACATTACCTAATGAGATGTACAAGAAAGCAGCACTACAAACATTCCAAATCAAAATTACCAACCAAGACTCAACTACAAAACAATTTGATTCTGAATCAGGAACAACATGAATAATGGACTTTGAAAAAAGAAATGATGGTAAATATCCAACAAAATTTTATTTCGGTACAAATCTTCATGTTGCTGATGCACTTAAAAGCAACACGACTGGTGTTTCAATGCTTAGACTTAATCCAAGTGCAGGTATTAAAACAACATTTAAACTTTCAGAATTAGATGAAAAAGTGTTTACAAGATTTACCTTTTCAGAAATTAAGACAACAAATAAAAAAGAATCAGAACCAATTACTGGTATTAAAACAGTATTTAACGGTAGAGACTTTTTGAATTCAAAACCTTCTGATTTCTTAAAGGATAGTCAGAAATCTCAATTTAGTAATCATGAAGAATTTATTGACTTTGCAGTCTTTGAAATTGATTTTAAAGAACTATATGACAAAGGATTTAATAAAGACGCATCTATTGCCGAAGAATTGGCAAAACTAGTTACAAATGGATACGCAGATAATAAAAATGATCACATTTCATTCTTAAAGAAATCATATTTAAGTGATTATTCAAAAATTAATGTACCACTTGGATTAAAGAATGGAGAAACGCTATCAATACTTGATCCTTATGATCAATTATTTATAGTTGGATATCCAACCTCATTCAATGAAGCATATTTAAAGAAATATGTTGATGATCACCAAAGAGATGTTTCACTTTATAACTATAGTCTATGAATTAATAGTAGAAGTGAATACTATGATAGTTTGATAAGCCAAGAAGGTGCTCAACCTCAATTTTCAGAAGAGAGATTAAAACTAGGTGAGTTCTTGTCATATCAAATTGGATATAGAACCTTCACTGATAAACCAGGATTGGTAGATTCATTTATATCAGCACCTAAAAGTGGCAATTCATTCTATAAATCAGCTGATAATAAAACATATATTAATGCAGGCTTAAGTTACTTACCTAAATATTACGCACCAGCAGGCGGAGCATCGGGTTCTAGTGTTAGAAATCAAAGAAATGAACTTATTGCAGTTTATTATGTTTCAAATGATAGTGCTAATACAGGTTTAGCAGCTGCATTTAGATCAGAAGGTTATGATTACAAAGGCTTATTTGGAACTGGCAACAATAAATATTACTTACCACAATATGATTTAATTTATGGAACAGGTAAAGACCAAAAGAAATCATATTTCTCAGCATTGAAAGAACTTTACAAAAACAATTCAAACTTTAAGACTAATTTATTCCAAAATGGTGTTGATAGTGATGACAAAATTCCAAGCGAATATAAATTTACAAATTAG